One window of Ralstonia pickettii DTP0602 genomic DNA carries:
- a CDS encoding DNA-3-methyladenine glycosidase (K01246: tag; DNA-3-methyladenine glycosylase I [EC:3.2.2.20]), which yields MTSKKEAPAAPVRCGWCGTLEDYCHYHDHEWGFPVADDRRLFEKLCLEGFQAGLSWLTILRKREAFRKAFANFDIDKVARFGERDIQRLLGDTGIVRHRGKIEAAISNAQRARELLETESSLAAYFWRFEPDPASRPKVLTPEVLRTMATSPESVALSKDLKKRGWRFVGPTTMYALMQAMGLVNDHQDGCTTRAEALRARQAFKVPR from the coding sequence ATGACGAGCAAGAAGGAAGCGCCGGCCGCGCCAGTACGCTGCGGCTGGTGCGGCACGCTGGAAGACTACTGCCACTACCACGACCACGAGTGGGGCTTCCCGGTCGCTGACGACCGCCGGCTGTTCGAGAAGCTGTGCCTGGAGGGCTTCCAGGCGGGGCTGAGCTGGCTGACCATCCTGCGCAAGCGCGAGGCGTTCCGCAAGGCGTTCGCCAATTTCGATATCGACAAGGTCGCCCGCTTCGGCGAGCGCGATATCCAGCGCCTGCTGGGCGACACCGGCATCGTGCGCCATCGCGGCAAGATCGAGGCGGCCATCAGCAATGCCCAGCGGGCGCGCGAACTGCTGGAAACGGAATCGTCGCTGGCCGCCTACTTCTGGCGCTTCGAGCCGGATCCCGCCAGCCGGCCGAAGGTGCTGACACCCGAGGTGCTGCGCACCATGGCGACCTCGCCGGAATCCGTGGCGCTGTCCAAGGACCTGAAGAAGCGCGGCTGGCGCTTTGTCGGCCCGACCACCATGTATGCGCTGATGCAGGCGATGGGGCTCGTCAACGACCACCAGGACGGCTGCACGACACGCGCGGAGGCGCTGCGGGCGCGGCAGGCGTTCAAGGTGCCGCGCTAG
- a CDS encoding cobalt transporter gives MRPEPADLPDDATTAGSAADVDARHRAGRRSTLVSVAVNLGLTATQAVAGVISGSQALIADAAHSLSDLLSDFVVLLAAWQGRKDADADHQYGHLRFETAASLALGGLLLAVGAGMLWAAVGKLQHPAGAQPVQPLALWVALAALVSKELLFRYMLAVAQRVRSGMLVANAWHARSDAASSLVVAMGIGGNLLGYHMLDPVAAIVVGLMVARMGLRFGWGALNDLMDRAADEETVEAIRQTMLGTPGVLGLHDLRTRKMGDQVLVDVHLEIDATLTVAQGHAIAVETRRRTLDHHHVLNVMTHVDPVYVSGQPTAA, from the coding sequence ATGCGTCCTGAACCCGCCGATTTGCCCGACGATGCCACCACCGCCGGCAGCGCGGCCGATGTCGACGCACGCCATCGCGCCGGCCGCCGCAGCACGCTGGTCAGCGTGGCGGTCAATCTCGGGCTGACCGCCACCCAGGCGGTGGCGGGCGTCATCTCCGGCTCGCAGGCACTGATCGCCGATGCGGCCCATTCCCTGTCAGACCTGCTGTCGGACTTCGTCGTGCTGCTGGCCGCCTGGCAGGGCCGCAAGGATGCCGACGCCGACCACCAGTACGGCCATCTGCGCTTCGAGACCGCCGCCTCGCTGGCGCTGGGCGGGCTGCTGCTGGCGGTCGGGGCGGGCATGCTGTGGGCGGCGGTGGGCAAGCTGCAGCATCCCGCGGGCGCGCAGCCGGTGCAGCCGCTGGCGCTGTGGGTCGCGCTGGCCGCGTTGGTATCCAAGGAACTGCTGTTCCGCTACATGCTGGCCGTGGCGCAGCGCGTGCGTTCCGGCATGCTGGTGGCCAATGCCTGGCATGCGCGCTCGGACGCGGCCTCGTCGCTGGTGGTGGCGATGGGCATCGGCGGCAATCTGCTTGGGTACCACATGCTGGACCCAGTGGCGGCCATCGTGGTGGGGCTGATGGTGGCGCGCATGGGCCTGCGCTTCGGCTGGGGTGCGCTCAACGACCTGATGGACCGCGCAGCCGATGAAGAAACCGTCGAGGCCATCCGCCAGACCATGCTCGGCACGCCCGGCGTGCTGGGTTTGCATGACCTGCGCACACGCAAGATGGGCGACCAGGTCCTGGTCGACGTGCACCTGGAGATCGACGCCACGCTGACGGTGGCGCAGGGTCACGCGATCGCGGTGGAAACCCGGCGCCGCACGCTCGACCACCATCACGTGCTCAACGTGATGACTCACGTCGATCCCGTATACGTCAGCGGCCAGCCCACGGCGGCCTGA